DNA from Prunus persica cultivar Lovell chromosome G6, Prunus_persica_NCBIv2, whole genome shotgun sequence:
TAGTCTTATGTGTCATTACCTACTGTGTCTTTTTTGGCAGCGAAGAATCATGCTCATCAAGTGCAGGTATATCTATCAACTGAAAATATGATGATTTGGAATTAAGTTTCTGTTATTGCCAATGCAATTATCTTATTTTCATAAACTAAAATTGCTCTTTTTCCAACCTTTGATGTCAGTGAGAGTCAATGCAATTGATAATTCACTGTCAAAGTCAACTAGGAATCGAAGCAAGAGAAGACATGACAATGCATATGCTGGACCAGATTATCATGCAAATGTAACTTCTACAGGAAAGACACATGACAAAAGCAGACATGATGTTCACCCAGAGAATATTGCACACGGGTCAGGAAAATGTACAAAGATGTCAAATTCATCAAAGTTAAAACCATCCCACTACTCAAACTCTCCTTTCGATGAAAAGTTAAACCCAAACAGCAATTGGTTCACTGAGGAGCGATATATGTCGGTTAATATAAATTCAGTTTGCAGTTCTTTCCATCAAAAGTCAGATACAAACTGTCCATCTGCAGGCTCAAAGCTCTTGTTTGGAGATCCTTTTAGTGCAAGTCCTGTCCCAGAATTACATCTTGATCCTAGATCTCCTTCTAAACACTCTGAACCTGTTGCAAGTTCACCTTCTGGCAGTTTTATTActgagaaatttgaatttcatgaTTCTCCTAAAACTTCTAAGATAGGGGTTGGATCAACAAAAACAGAGTTGTTTCGCTATTCTCCTGGAAACACACCATCTCCTGATTTATCAGCGCAGGAAAGTGTCAGCAAAGTTGAGGGAAGAAAAGCAGAATCCCAGCGCAGCGAAGAATTTAAGCTTGAGGAAGAAAGTTGTATTATGGACAACGGTTTGTTCACAGAAAACAATGATGAAATGGGTGCTTTAACATCGAAGAGCAAGAACAGTGAATTTAAGGAAGCAAAAGATGCAGCTCCAGGACTAAAGGCAAGTGTGAAGTCAACCTATTTTCCTGACCATGCAGAGAAGGCATCATCGTCTCTGAAGACTCTAGGCAAATTTGAAAGCAAAATAGATGGCAAGGAGTATGTTGTACAAACATTTAAGTATTTTCTCTCCCTCAAGTTTTTATGTTTGGTTCCCCAACTCTAAGTCTTTAAGCCTATTATATTTGTACTTAGAGGTTTTCATTGTTTCCAGAGATCACCATGGTTATGAAATTCCTCTTCCATGTCAACATCGGACCAAAGGtatgtaattatttttcttagttgtctttttaacttcttttttgtttctcattATGCAGTGGTAAGGTTGAGCAAATGTTTTTTTAGTTCTTCATTTTCCGTTTTTCCGCAGACTAATGTGCTTCATTCACTTGTTAATGCAGAAATGGAAGATGCTGAGCCtcaggaaagaaagaaagaaactaaacAACAAGGTGATTTTGTTGACTCATCTTGTCGGGTGATGATGCTTCAGAGCTATGTTCAGTTTCTTTGTGTGCAGAAGGTGCTGAAGGAGGCAGCTGCCCAGACTGGCATAAAGAAGAAATAACACGTTTGTCACGACTGACGTCTAAATAGATGTGGGGATTTCGTCGTTAACATCATTTTCAGTTGTGTCATGGATTTTGCACCCTGCCCTTCCATATATGGTTCAGGAGGTGATTTTGCAACTGCCTGCAGATCATACTGGTCTGGTAGATCACAGCAGCAAAAAGGAGCAGAAGCACAAACTATGCTTAAATTTAAATCTGTTGTACGTGAGAAcaataacataaaaaaaatacaaacatgaTCATAAGCTGATTATAATAGGATTTGAAGGGATTAACAAGGTTACAATGTATCTAAGTGTCTGATGCATCAAACAGGTTTTAAGTATCGATAGCTATATTGCTGTTAGCCTTTGTGATTCTTTTCTTGTATAAATCCTTGTCTTTTATAGTGGAGATTATCTTCCCATGCAAACCATCCCTTCATCATTAGGGTTTCCCAACTTCATCAAATGACATCTCAGTTGATTAACGTCTGATTGCCGGAGAGGCTTCAGCAAGAACTCTTTCGCTCCTTCCTCGAGGCACCTATCAATCGGATGAAGAAATTTCAGTCATCAATAAACATgattagaaaacaaaagaagaagaaaaattgagaTTTCTTGTGCAAGTGGGTTACTTCTCAATTCGAGTAGGTATGTGCTCAGATGATACGACAACTACTGGGATCTCCTTCCCGGTTGGTGATTCCTGTTTAGAGGGAGATTAGGTTGGCTGGGTTAgattaattatttcaattaatcatgaatttcataattaaataagcTGCCAGTTATGCAATATTTGTGTTGAAACATTTGCATAATTACCTTAATCTTTTTTAGAAGCTCATACCCTGTCATTCCTGGCATACTGTAATCAGTGATTATCAGGTTTACCTTTGAAACctgaaacagaaaaataaaagcagaTGAGATTAATAAAgactttctttatatttttatataatatatatttcatttttagagTAAGTAAAAATGAAGCACAGTAGAAGAAGCTTCTTACGGTGTTGCCGAAGTTTTGTTGGCCGTCTGCCAGACCCAACAGCTCCAATGCTCCCTGTGCGTTCTCTGCGGTGGTCACTGCCAGAGAGGAacccaattattattattattattatgaccCCTGTAATTACTCATAAACTCGATATAAAGTTTTGCACATTTTTTCACTGGCAAGGaagaacatatataaaatagttTGGAGGAGAAAAAGGAGCaacatttcttttttaggACATTTCTTATTGAAAAGAGCGATAATAAACTTACACTCACTACACGGAtagtaaagaagaaaaagaaagaacattttatatatgcatattatatgtatatgtcaCCTTTGCATGCAGAGTTGGTGAGTAACTTTTCAATGATTCTGCGATCCACAAAACTATCATCAACAGCCAAAACGTGTGGCTTTTCATCACCATCCCACCCCATTAATATTGGTGctgctgaagaagaagcagaagcagaagcagaggCAGTAACCAttctcaaatctctcaaaacacacaaacccTATACAATATATATGAGCAAACAAGTGAAAGGAAATCAGGAAAAAATCAATTTGTTCACAGATATTTCGTCATCTTTTTAGGtctttgtgatatatatacaGATATTTTCGTCATTCTGgtctttgatttttgattCTAATAttgattctttcttttctttttccttttttctgatattttctGATCACTCCTTAGAGATTTATGATAATCCTCTCCAGCTCATCAAGATTTGGTTCGTCTAATATTAGTAACTAAAAGGTAAAATTATGGGATTATATTTATCTAATATCGATCCTTAAAATAATCATGGGATCTACAAGGATACTCAAAGATCGATCATATATAATCCTAGCTAGTATCTCATAATACACACGtactaattatttatttatatattaacacGAATTTGTGAGTTTTCATAATTGCATGCCACTCACATtgggtttttaaatttaattttatacaatatatatagatagataaatAGCATTTCCATTTGCAATATTGATGCTCCTTAATCAATTTTCAGCAGAGTCTATTTGAGTGTAAAAGGATAGTCATTGATGTTAAGTGGCATATGATGAACTCAATCATCTGATCACTTAAGTTGTCAACAATTAATACATGATTGATAGTGTAATTCTTTGATtgtaaattcatactttttttGGTGCGGTAATAACCTCACGTTCTATACGAATCTTTGTCGTACACGGTCCACTTATATTTATAGCACATGAATTAATAACATATAATGTGGTATTGTGACGATTTacacccaaatttttttccttatgtGCACAAAATAATCCATGAAATTACCCCACTAGTCGATAacagtggcggatccaggatTATGTGGCCAAAGGGGTTTAGTGCAAAAATTCCGAACGACAGCGGTGATCGGCACTGGGCCATTGGCGAAGAGTTGATGGAGGTTGTCGGAGGTTAGGGTTTGACAGGGTGGGAAGAGGAGGTGTGAAATTGGGAATGAAGGGTTTGGGACTGCTGTGCAGATTCGAAGGGCtgtgttcttcttttttctatttaaactggcccaaaacgacgtcgttttgaggccaggtcatttaaaaaaaaatttgactgagCCTTGgaccaaacgacgtcgtttggcaaggctgtttaaaaaaaaaaaaaaaaagagacgcGCAAGGCACATCAAAGCTTCTGCCTCCTGGGACTTTCGTCGAGCAGTTGGCGTGCATACAAGGGGGCTTCCAGCAGCTGTCCAAGGGGGCTTTCATGGAGTGCCTTGCCAACTTTTCAGCCTTCCAAGGGGTCGTCCGACCCTATTGTCCCAACGTGCGTCCGCCCCTAGTCGATAATAATTAGCAATGACTTAagtcttgttcaatttagacAAATGTCACATGTGACTAATTCTGAGAAATACATTAGGCCATCTCCATCTCCAACCTATGAGGCTAAATCTAAAATATCTAAAATTTTAGCccaatttctctctcaaattcaaaaaaaaaagtaaggggctaaaatttgggaaaacccAAACGTCTAAATACCAGCCCAGCTATTGCCTCAACTGGAAACCTTTTTGGTGGAGTCCACTTAAGGCTGACGCAGCCCATGTGCAAGGAAGAATCAATAGGGCGCCATGTGTCGCTTACTGGTGTCGCaacactttttatttattttaaaattccaacaataaCCCAAATCAACgatccatattaaatcaaagcTATTTTAACGGTAAAAAAAAGATCCAACGgttgaaatttaaatccaacaGTTAaagtaatatttttaattaatctaaatCATATCCAACTCCAAAACTCACTCCAAACTTTATAAATACCCACCtatttctcaaataaaattatatttatggaatttgcaaattgttcaaaaaattaaattatgaagttatttaaaaagattaaatgaaTAAAGGTTatctatgaaaaaaaaaattagacttaaactattcttaaacaatttaataaagttgtggACTAAAAATTTAAGTATAGAAGGTTTGGGGAAAATACGGTTTGAGTCTGGGTAAAAccctcttattttttttttggtaaaaaagGGGCCAAAGCCcaaacaacacaaaaagaactaCAAAACACTCATCCTTGGACGAGCCAAACTTCTGGCATCAGCAGCAAGGAGCTCAACAACCACACCAGGAGCTGAATCCAAAATATGTAAACCCAAGGGAAGATCATGGCTCATAGCAGCCAAAGAATCAGCAGCAAAATTCTGCTCACGAAAAATGTGCTTGACAGAGCAACACCACTCCTTCTGAATCAGCAGATAGCAACAATTGGTAATGCTAAAAAGAGGATGAGTATGGCTGGGAGGATTCAATAGAAGATCCACAACAGACTTAGAGTCACATTCAACCTCCACAGTACGAAACCCATCTTCCCAAGCTAAATGGAGCCCCCAAAAAATAACCCTCTTATTTAACTACTGGAAAGACactgtgtttatatataattatacttACTTTTTCCTCATAAAACATATTTGATAT
Protein-coding regions in this window:
- the LOC18775484 gene encoding uncharacterized protein LOC18775484 isoform X5, with product MLQWMGGSRRKVATSRKSTQQRQKQYFEQRRRQQQHQGQTTGLETYADGINISGQHHKEHRSLDILSFLNLSTTAQEHKSACPNRREDVEVNASRMKYDITKDPPTIPPKMVAPLNSVEFNQARAESGFREEIASPKKVMPNHNKSFNELNSQPDNCRTDTDQQFSVVDFFGDDGLNDYVEGSPVQEAHVAFSVEGLGKVGMETPVHSPKQPARTFTYDCSSPLNAARQPKSFKNHKNLDDFETEMDAMMQDINMPRCSSGLEFSTNSMDSFGYSKQKLSRHDGHSGKLDSYYGSRRIFDHAENCSKDKWDGAPSYSKHQRSEYDHDFMISNGARHHTVGRSFDFGGATNQPDWSCFVTDERDNLSLLSEESCSSSAVRVNAIDNSLSKSTRNRSKRRHDNAYAGPDYHANVTSTGKTHDKSRHDVHPENIAHGSGKCTKMSNSSKLKPSHYSNSPFDEKLNPNSNWFTEERYMSVNINSVCSSFHQKSDTNCPSAGSKLLFGDPFSASPVPELHLDPRSPSKHSEPVASSPSGSFITEKFEFHDSPKTSKIGVGSTKTELFRYSPGNTPSPDLSAQESVSKVEGRKAESQRSEEFKLEEESCIMDNGLFTENNDEMGALTSKSKNSEFKEAKDAAPGLKASVKSTYFPDHAEKASSSLKTLGKFESKIDGKEYVVQTFKDHHGYEIPLPCQHRTKEMEDAEPQERKKETKQQGDFVDSSCRVMMLQSYVQFLCVQKVLKEAAAQTGIKKK
- the LOC18773961 gene encoding two-component response regulator ARR17; this translates as MVTASASASASSSAAPILMGWDGDEKPHVLAVDDSFVDRRIIEKLLTNSACKVTTAENAQGALELLGLADGQQNFGNTVSKVNLIITDYSMPGMTGYELLKKIKESPTGKEIPVVVVSSEHIPTRIEKCLEEGAKEFLLKPLRQSDVNQLRCHLMKLGNPNDEGMVCMGR
- the LOC18775484 gene encoding uncharacterized protein LOC18775484 isoform X6 produces the protein MPNHNKSFNELNSQPDNCRTDTDQQFSVVDFFGDDGLNDYVEGSPVQEAHVAFSVEGLGKVGMETPVHSPKQPARTFTYDCSSPLNAARQPKSFKNHKNLDDFETEMDAMMQDINMPRCSSGLEFSTNSMDSFGYSKQKLSRHDGHSGKLDSYYGSRRIFDHAENCSKDKWDGRRCFQDETSFIEWEHDLSWKRPSEMNCDSVDNFMHRTYKTPDFTFEGPFSPLRSATDITDKFDILGAPSYSKHQRSEYDHDFMISNGARHHTVGRSFDFGGATNQPDWSCFVTDERDNLSLLSEESCSSSAVRVNAIDNSLSKSTRNRSKRRHDNAYAGPDYHANVTSTGKTHDKSRHDVHPENIAHGSGKCTKMSNSSKLKPSHYSNSPFDEKLNPNSNWFTEERYMSVNINSVCSSFHQKSDTNCPSAGSKLLFGDPFSASPVPELHLDPRSPSKHSEPVASSPSGSFITEKFEFHDSPKTSKIGVGSTKTELFRYSPGNTPSPDLSAQESVSKVEGRKAESQRSEEFKLEEESCIMDNGLFTENNDEMGALTSKSKNSEFKEAKDAAPGLKASVKSTYFPDHAEKASSSLKTLGKFESKIDGKEYVVQTFKDHHGYEIPLPCQHRTKEMEDAEPQERKKETKQQGDFVDSSCRVMMLQSYVQFLCVQKVLKEAAAQTGIKKK